The following proteins are encoded in a genomic region of Triticum dicoccoides isolate Atlit2015 ecotype Zavitan chromosome 1B, WEW_v2.0, whole genome shotgun sequence:
- the LOC119350115 gene encoding extensin-like — MKEGSHDHDGGSGDHDDGSVSPPREPYLPQIIPTSRPSRASPGRPHFRARYRQPPPHHATNRPPSSAPPASLSPSTSLPGLLPERAADGPPPRARRLRASFPPRRRPASSPQRRCPTSSPPRCRPASSKRAYRRPLPHRAAARPSPNHATLAAFSPSAPPPGLLPIADSFFVLLRPPPFLQPPASRTAHRTMPSRGGDPPPERPVHSQPPLQAVQCHHPNRFTTSLRCPSNVCWCSQRRSAPLLLTLSISATPRSIRLDHAGDSSQTACVCKL, encoded by the exons ATGAAGGAGGGAAGTCATGATCATGATGGTGGCTCCGGCgaccatgatgacggctccg taaGCCCACCCCGTGAACCCTACCTCCCGCAAATCATCCCGACCTCGCGTCCCTCCCGTGCGTCGCCGGGCCGCCCTCACTTCCGAGCGCGCTACCgccagcctcctccccaccacgccaCCAACCGGCCTCCTTCCAGCGCGCCTCCGGCCAGCCTCTCCCCGAGCACGTCGCTGCCTGGCCTCCTCCCCGAGCGCGCCGCTGACGGGCCTCCTCCCCGAGCGCGCCGCCTCCGGGCCTCCTtcccaccacgccgccgcccggcctcctccccaCAGCGCCGCTGCCCGACCTCCTCCCCACCGCGCTGCCGCCCGGCCTCCTCCAAGCGCGCCTACAGGCGGCCTCTCCCCCACCGCGCCGCCGCCAGGCCTTCTCCCAACCACGCCACGCTGGCTGCCTTCTCCCCGAGCGCGCCGCCTCCCGGCCTTCTCCCCATCGCCGACAGCTTCTTCGTGCTTCTTCGGCCACCTCCCTTCCTCCAACCTCCCGCATCTCGCACTGCCCACAGAACAATGCCATCTCGCGGTGGGGATCCGCCGCCGGAGCGCCCTGTCCATTCACAGCCACCACTCCAGGCCGTTCAATGCCACCACCCGAACCGATTCACCACCTCCCTCCGCTGCCCCTCCAATGTTTGTTGGTGTAGCCAGCGGCGCTCTGCCCCTCTTCTGCTTACCCTGTCCATCTCCGCAACTCCTCGCAG TATTCGGCTGGATCATGCTGGAGATTCCTCACAGACTGCCTGTGTTTGTAAATTGTGA